In a single window of the Gossypium hirsutum isolate 1008001.06 chromosome D02, Gossypium_hirsutum_v2.1, whole genome shotgun sequence genome:
- the LOC107910438 gene encoding L-type lectin-domain containing receptor kinase S.6 has translation MLLSCLFLFWVNLFSLFNFTFPLLPPNNITLYDGAFFSTDGICLTQETTCLPSSSPSHIGRALYAYPIRFIDLRTRDNASFTCRFSFSIIPNPVCPFGDGIVFLVTSRPDSFSFFNGYMGLPQLDDLSSQDPYFAVEFDTSFNPSLGDINGNHVGVDVNSIVSLAAVDVLSKGFDLKRGKKITAWIEYGDSAKLVQIWLSYSSSKPPTPLLVAQIDLSRQFKEYMHVGFSASNGLGSSMHLVDHWQFKTFTTYNNPMDSVELGYCSMCFPEDSSNTSSQIYGTHKRGFKIGNMALLFGSLVVSVVIIIVVPVLCFVAVRKERSGGRRSKREQTRVEMTNVPTRWSLAEIKLATMGFHRNRIVGEGASAVVYRGSVPSGGAVAVKRFDQSNRKAFTHNPFTTEFAAMAGCLKHKNLVQLQGWCCEGSELVLVYEFLANGSLDRLLHRNTDSSTFLSWSLRLKVVLGVASALTFLHEECQRQIIHRDVKSCNIMLDDEFNAKLGDFGLAEVYEHNCGSREATIPAGTIGYLAPEYVYCGIPTVKTDVYSFGVVVLEVATGKRPVDDDKTVLVDWVWDLWAQKKLLEAADSRLSGRFIVSEMERMLVVGLYCVHPNHEKRPTVKEAARILRGEAPLPVLPSTRPTVRIKSNLCKYSENILNIGRDNSPNGDDAGWLTPKSHFSKA, from the coding sequence ATGCTACTTTCTTGTCTGTTTCTCTTCTGGGTCAACCTTTTTTCCCTCTTCAACTTCACTTTCCCTCTCCTCCCACCTAATAATATCACCCTCTACGATGGCGCTTTCTTTAGTACCGATGGTATTTGCCTCACTCAAGAAACCACCTGTCTCCCATCTTCTTCACCTTCCCACATCGGACGAGCTCTTTACGCTTACCCCATCCGTTTCATTGATCTCCGTACCAGAGACAACGCCTCCTTCACATGTCGTTTCTCTTTCTCCATCATCCCAAACCCCGTTTGTCCTTTCGGGGACGGCATCGTTTTCTTGGTCACTTCCCGACCCGATTCTTTCAGCTTCTTCAATGGCTACATGGGACTGCCACAACTTGATGACTTGAGCTCTCAAGATCCTTACTTTGCTGTGGAGTTCGATACCAGTTTCAACCCTTCACTTGGTGACATCAATGGTAATCATGTTGGTGTTGATGTTAACTCCATTGTTTCTTTGGCTGCAGTTGATGTTTTGTCAAAAGGGTTTGATCTTAAAAGAGGGAAAAAGATAACAGCTTGGATTGAGTATGGGGATTCAGCCAAGTTGGTTCAGATATGGCTTAGTTATTCATCAAGTAAGCCTCCAACTCCTCTTCTTGTTGCCCAGATAGACCTTTCCAGGCAATTCAAGGAATATATGCATGTTGGTTTCTCTGCTTCTAATGGACTAGGTTCATCAATGCACCTTGTTGATCATTGGCAGTTCAAAACATTCACCACTTATAACAATCCAATGGATTCAGTTGAGCTTGGCTATTGTTCCATGTGCTTTCCAGAGGATTCATCTAACACTAGCTCTCAGATTTATGGTACTCATAAAAGAGGTTTCAAGATTGGGAACATGGCACTTCTATTCGGATCCTTGGTTGTCTCGGTTGTCATTATAATAGTAGTTCCGGTCCTTTGTTTCGTTGCAGTGAGGAAAGAGAGAAGTGGTGGCAGAAGAAGCAAAAGAGAACAAACTAGAGTTGAAATGACTAATGTTCCAACAAGATGGTCACTTGCAGAGATCAAATTAGCTACAATGGGGTTTCATAGGAACAGAATTGTTGGTGAAGGTGCTTCAGCAGTTGTTTATAGAGGGTCTGTCCCTTCTGGTGGAGCTGTTGCAGTCAAGCGGTTCGATCAGTCCAACCGAAAAGCGTTCACTCATAATCCGTTTACCACCGAGTTTGCTGCTATGGCGGGTTGCTTAAAGCACAAGAACTTGGTTCAGCTCCAAGGGTGGTGCTGTGAGGGATCTGAGTTAGTGTTGGTCTATGAGTTTCTGGCCAATGGAAGCCTTGACAGACTCCTCCATAGAAACACAGATTCATCAACTTTCCTCTCATGGAGCTTAAGATTAAAGGTAGTTCTAGGCGTAGCTTCTGCTCTTACATTCCTACATGAAGAATGTCAAAGGCAGATTATACATAGAGATGTAAAAAGCTGCAACATAATGCTTGATGATGAATTCAATGCCAAGCTTGGGGATTTCGGTTTAGCTGAAGTTTATGAACACAATTGTGGTTCAAGAGAAGCTACAATACCAGCAGGAACTATAGGATACCTCGCACCTGAGTATGTTTATTGTGGTATTCCAACAGTGAAAACCGACGTTTACAGCTTTGGCGTGGTGGTGCTTGAGGTGGCCACTGGGAAGAGGCCTGTGGATGATGATAAAACAGTGCTTGTTGACTGGGTTTGGGACCTATGGGCGCAAAAGAAACTACTTGAGGCTGCTGATTCAAGACTTTCAGGGAGGTTTATTGTCTCAGAGATGGAGAGGATGCTTGTTGTCGGACTTTACTGTGTTCATCCCAACCATGAAAAACGACCCACAGTGAAAGAAGCTGCCAGGATTCTCAGAGGTGAAGCACCACTTCCGGTCTTGCCATCGACGAGACCAACAGTGAGGATCAAATCAAATCTGTGTAAATACAGTGAAAATATTTTGAACATCGGTAGAGATAACAGTCCTAATGGCGATGATGCTGGGTGGTTGACGCCTAAGAGCCATTTTAGCAAAGCTTAG